From the genome of Phyllostomus discolor isolate MPI-MPIP mPhyDis1 chromosome 12, mPhyDis1.pri.v3, whole genome shotgun sequence, one region includes:
- the ZNF772 gene encoding zinc finger protein 772 isoform X2, which yields MAQVTFEDVFMHFSQEEWGLLDEAQRLLYRDVMLENLALTASLGYASSMPRGVAPLELCNESWLSNWAHMTTAMTREAQGSWHKMEDKKIMFKQRVSTEGASQARTPKVGPSTQKEAYPYETCGPVLKDILRLAEHQETHLGQKPGGKQFCFSVDLNHQKQYGGEKSFRRDKGQDFLVNSCSGQPLEIPFMTVEGCKDFSTNSGIFQHHAPCSEWKPHTGQRHYECSECGKTFNRKDSLVQHQRVHTGERPYECSECGKTFSRKPILAQHQRIHTGEMPYECGVCGKVFNHSSNLIVHQRVHTGARPYKCSECGKAYSHKSTLVQHESIHTGERPYECSECGKYFGHKYRLIKHWSIHTGARPYECVSCGKFFSQSSDLIAHQRVHNGEKPYECSECGKAFSHKHVLVQHHRIHTGERPYKCSECGKAFRQRASLIRHWKVHTGERP from the exons ATGGCGCAG GTAACCTTCGAGGACGTGTTCATGCACTTCTCCCAAGAGGAGTGGGGGCTCCTTGATGAGGCTCAGAGGCTCCTATACCGcgatgtgatgctggagaacttgGCACTCACAGCCTCACTGG GATATGCATCTTCCATGCCCCGTGGGGTGGCTCCACTGGAGCTGTGCAACGAATCCTGGCTATCAAACTGGGCACATATGACTACAGCCATGACCAGAGAGGCTCAGG GTTCTTGGCATAAAATGGaggataagaaaataatgtttaagcAGAGGGTCTCTACAGAAGGAGCATCACAGGCCAGAACTCCCAAGGTGGGCCCTTCTACCCAGAAAGAAGCCTATCCCTATGAGACATGTGGTCCGGTCTTGAAAGACATTTTGCGCTTGGCCGAGCACCAAGAAACACACCTTGGGCAGAAACCAGGGGGGAAACAATTCTGCTTCAGTGTAGACCTTAACCACCAGAAACAGTATGGTGGAGAGAAATCCTTCAGAAGAGACAAGGGCCAGGACTTTCTTGTGAACAGCTGCTCTGGCCAGCCATTGGAAATACCCTTTATGACTGTGGAAGGTTGTAAGGACTTCTCGACTAACTCAGGCATTTTCCAGCACCACGCCCCTTgcagtgagtggaagccacacacTGGACAAAGGcattatgagtgcagtgaatgtgggaaaaccTTCAACCGCAAAGACTCTCTTGTCCAGCACCAGAGAGTCCACACTGGAGAGAGACCATATGAGTGTAGTGAGTGTGGAAAAACCTTCAGCCGCAAACCCATACTTGCTCAGCACCAGCGAATCCACACTGGAGAAATGCCATACGAGTGTGGTGTATGTGGGAAAGTGTTTAATCACAGCTCCAACCTCATTGTacaccagagagttcacactggagcaAGGCCTTACAAATGTagtgagtgtgggaaagcctATAGCCACAAATCCACACTTGTTCAGCATGAGAGCatccacactggagaaaggccttacgAGTGCAGCGAATGCGGGAAGTACTTTGGTCACAAATACAGACTCATTAAACATTGGAGCATTCACACTGGTGCGAGGCCTTATGAGTGCGTATCCTGTGGGAAATTCTTTAGCCAAAGTTCTGACCTTATTGCACACCAGAGGGTCCACAATGGTGAAAAGCCCTATGAGTGCagtgagtgtgggaaagcctttagccACAAACATGTGCTTGTTCAGCACCATAGGATTCACACTGGGGAAAGGCCATAtaagtgcagtgaatgtgggaaagcctttaggcAAAGGGCTTCCCTTATCCGACACTGgaaagttcacactggagaaaggccatAG
- the ZNF772 gene encoding zinc finger protein 772 isoform X1, with protein sequence MNSEVIVDPMQVTFEDVFMHFSQEEWGLLDEAQRLLYRDVMLENLALTASLGYASSMPRGVAPLELCNESWLSNWAHMTTAMTREAQGSWHKMEDKKIMFKQRVSTEGASQARTPKVGPSTQKEAYPYETCGPVLKDILRLAEHQETHLGQKPGGKQFCFSVDLNHQKQYGGEKSFRRDKGQDFLVNSCSGQPLEIPFMTVEGCKDFSTNSGIFQHHAPCSEWKPHTGQRHYECSECGKTFNRKDSLVQHQRVHTGERPYECSECGKTFSRKPILAQHQRIHTGEMPYECGVCGKVFNHSSNLIVHQRVHTGARPYKCSECGKAYSHKSTLVQHESIHTGERPYECSECGKYFGHKYRLIKHWSIHTGARPYECVSCGKFFSQSSDLIAHQRVHNGEKPYECSECGKAFSHKHVLVQHHRIHTGERPYKCSECGKAFRQRASLIRHWKVHTGERP encoded by the exons ATGAACTCAGAAGTAATTGTGGACCCTATGCAG GTAACCTTCGAGGACGTGTTCATGCACTTCTCCCAAGAGGAGTGGGGGCTCCTTGATGAGGCTCAGAGGCTCCTATACCGcgatgtgatgctggagaacttgGCACTCACAGCCTCACTGG GATATGCATCTTCCATGCCCCGTGGGGTGGCTCCACTGGAGCTGTGCAACGAATCCTGGCTATCAAACTGGGCACATATGACTACAGCCATGACCAGAGAGGCTCAGG GTTCTTGGCATAAAATGGaggataagaaaataatgtttaagcAGAGGGTCTCTACAGAAGGAGCATCACAGGCCAGAACTCCCAAGGTGGGCCCTTCTACCCAGAAAGAAGCCTATCCCTATGAGACATGTGGTCCGGTCTTGAAAGACATTTTGCGCTTGGCCGAGCACCAAGAAACACACCTTGGGCAGAAACCAGGGGGGAAACAATTCTGCTTCAGTGTAGACCTTAACCACCAGAAACAGTATGGTGGAGAGAAATCCTTCAGAAGAGACAAGGGCCAGGACTTTCTTGTGAACAGCTGCTCTGGCCAGCCATTGGAAATACCCTTTATGACTGTGGAAGGTTGTAAGGACTTCTCGACTAACTCAGGCATTTTCCAGCACCACGCCCCTTgcagtgagtggaagccacacacTGGACAAAGGcattatgagtgcagtgaatgtgggaaaaccTTCAACCGCAAAGACTCTCTTGTCCAGCACCAGAGAGTCCACACTGGAGAGAGACCATATGAGTGTAGTGAGTGTGGAAAAACCTTCAGCCGCAAACCCATACTTGCTCAGCACCAGCGAATCCACACTGGAGAAATGCCATACGAGTGTGGTGTATGTGGGAAAGTGTTTAATCACAGCTCCAACCTCATTGTacaccagagagttcacactggagcaAGGCCTTACAAATGTagtgagtgtgggaaagcctATAGCCACAAATCCACACTTGTTCAGCATGAGAGCatccacactggagaaaggccttacgAGTGCAGCGAATGCGGGAAGTACTTTGGTCACAAATACAGACTCATTAAACATTGGAGCATTCACACTGGTGCGAGGCCTTATGAGTGCGTATCCTGTGGGAAATTCTTTAGCCAAAGTTCTGACCTTATTGCACACCAGAGGGTCCACAATGGTGAAAAGCCCTATGAGTGCagtgagtgtgggaaagcctttagccACAAACATGTGCTTGTTCAGCACCATAGGATTCACACTGGGGAAAGGCCATAtaagtgcagtgaatgtgggaaagcctttaggcAAAGGGCTTCCCTTATCCGACACTGgaaagttcacactggagaaaggccatAG